Within Terriglobia bacterium, the genomic segment ACGGTTGCTTCGCGGCACTGCTTTACCGAGATACAAAACAACGGGCCGGTAAAGTTGTTACGCTGGTCGAAGGATTTGTAGGAAAAGAAGAAGATTTGAAAGAACTGGAGAAAAAATTAAAATCGTATTGCGGAACCGGCGGCT encodes:
- a CDS encoding translation initiation factor; its protein translation is MSLTAHGCFAALLYRDTKQRAGKVVTLVEGFVGKEEDLKELEKKLKSYCGTGGSSKDGQIIIQGDQREKVMQWLQKNNYAKSKRIN